A genomic window from Erpetoichthys calabaricus chromosome 17, fErpCal1.3, whole genome shotgun sequence includes:
- the c17h19orf67 gene encoding UPF0575 protein C19orf67 homolog codes for MAHLLCDEDSYVEPPNSADIQLLVLSDPDSNSESREYENTQIVLWEQEAPFYSEEMDAVTLPSDCEVVFLINSDVSDPSADVDLCDISMMEKELHPVNLQLQELLKEAQKIKITLLYSQNLKNHEDLVSSFMAFVALCQPYFTYTESTARSVIMDQNPLPEYIRRELLHFSQQLSTCLENLIKMFATFSLITLDEADPCGMSHFCCGEVRLESWYRVLLFRYCSLTPFNARDEPHSLYKKMRWNVELLENSCPSQGEAETK; via the exons ATGGCACATTTACTTTGTGATGAGGATTCTTATGTGGAGCCGCCCAACAGCGCAGACATACAGCTGCTTGTGTTAAGTGACCCGGATTCTAATTCCGAATCCCGTGAatatgaaaacacacaaattgtGCTGTGGGAGCAGGAGGCTCCGTTTTACAGTGAAGAAATGGATGCTGTGACCCTTCCGTCAGACTGTGAGGTCGTCTTTTTGATCAACTCTGATGTGAGTGACCCCAGTGCTGATGTGGATTTGTGTGACATTTCCATGATGGAAAAAGAGCTTCATCCAGTTAATCTGCAACTCCAGGAGCTGCTGAAAGAGGCCCAGAAGATTAAAATCACTTTGCTGTACAG CCAAAATCTGAAAAATCACGAAGATTTGGTCAGCTCATTCATGGCGTTTGTGGCATTGTGCCAGCCGTATTTCACATACACCGAGTCAACTGCACGCAGTGTAATCATGGACCAGAATCCTCTACCAGAATACATTAGAAGAGAG CTGTTGCACTTCTCCCAGCAGCTGTCCACATGCTTGGAAAATTTGATAAAGATGTTTGCCACTTTCAGCCTGATCACCCTGGATGAGGCGGACCCCTGTGG GATGTCACATTTCTGCTGCGGGGAGGTTCGCCTTGAATCGTGGTATCGGGTTTTGCTTTTCCGCTATTGCTCCCTGACACCCTTCAATGCACGTGATGAACCGCACAGCTTGTACAAGAAAATGAGGTGGAATGTGGAGCTCCTGGAGAACAGTTGTCCAAGTCAAGGAGAAGCCGAAACCAAATAG